AAAGTTGAACGCGTAGCGTTGTGCGCCATTCCGCGTTATTACACGATCTGTGTAAAAAAACGCTATAACCGCTAGAAAAACGTTCGCAAAAGCTCGCAATATTTTGACTTGTTCAAACAAGTTTTCCGTTTTAAACGAACTGACAGCTGTCACCCCGAGGTTTTCCGGAGACTTGATGATGACAAAAATCGTATAAAATAATAAGGACGCAACAACTATTCCGTTCAATGAAAGGGAAAATATGGAAagccaagaaaaaaaaatccaaagaaaTGTGAGTTCCTGTCTGAGCAACTGTATTCCAAAAACAGCAGTGGGATGGTCGCCAAAACATGCGCATTCCCGATGTCCAAAAGAACAGCCTGCCGTTAGATCCGCCAGTGTACAAAAGTACACAAAACACTGAATAGAAAGAAATAGCCTAGATGTCACTTACccttttctttttattacttCTTTTCCTCGGTTGTTTCGGTTTTAGTGTCTGTGCGTGTTTCTGTAGAGATTGGTGATAGCTCATGTTAACCATTGTTCAGCTGAAGTCACCGAGTGTGGATTTCGGAAACTCCCGGGGACATTTATAGAGTCGCTTCAACCGAACTTGGGGGACGGGCCTCGGTGTGCAGCCTAACGCAGAACCGAGGAAAATGACAGAAGATGGTCGGCCGTGTGATCCAATCACATAAGGAAGACGGAAATCTTCTGCTTAGAGACATCCAATCAACGGGCGCGCTAGGTGGGAAGGGGCGGGGCCTTGATGACTTTGCTAGTTGTCTCGTCCTGTGAGAAGTTTGTGTGAGCAGGAAGATGTGATGCAGTCATAAGACGGCCAGGACGAATTTGGGGCGTAAGGGAGTCACATGAAAGGAATGATGCAATCCTTGGCAACCGGTTTCTAGTTGGAGATAAGACTAGCAGAAGCCgagcatgttttattaaacaaccTTTCGTTAAAAGGGAAAGGGAAAAACGGATAAAACACCTTATAAGGATGtagcaaaaaaatatgttgccGTTTTTGCTTGCGTTCGCATATGCATctaacgtaaaaaaaaaaaaaaaagcgtATCTGGGGTCTTCGTGTGATATTATACCATTTGTTTagtatttaaacaatttttctTCGTTCACCCGAGGCGATGCTTTCATGTTTTCCAAACGCACTATGGATTCACTATGAGGGTGTTCCGTAAGAGTTGAACTCCACCCGAACCGCGCGGAGGTTCCTCAGGCAGCCCAGTGACTATTTATTTAGGACAACGAAACATCAGATTGACAGTTCGGTGTAATTTAAATGGGTAACGTTAGCGCATCAAcgttcaaaataaaatgagcAGAATTGTAGTATTGACACAAACAGACATACATATTAAACCCGGACAGCACGTGAGGAGGTTAAAGTATCAAAGGTCAGAGTCTAAAACGCACGGTTATCACAACAGATTGTGTTTTAATCTAAATGTGGGAAACTAGAAAAAATATGGATACGGACTTGTGCCAGAAGAAAACTTGGAATAACTAAAGCTTTATCTCCCAGAAATTGAACGATTGTACAGTTCTCAGTTTCATTCAGTTGCCTATAGACATCAAAATTACACAAAGACATATAAAAAGAATACAATTTGTCAATTTACTATAGGCtactattatataaatatatttgtacaatTTTATTGACTTGATGtttattgttgatgtttgatGTAGTTATGGTGGGACCCCATGGAGAGTAGGTAGTGGCTGATGAGGGtccaaataaatcaataaaaacactgaaGTATACTGTATAGATTGTAGTATTCTCTATTTTCCCGTGTGTGTATACGAAATGGGGCGACTTGTAACTTGGCGTCTCTGGGAAACCGCCCGTGTACTTTTTCTACAGTGTTTGAGTTTATATCTTCGAGACTATAAtcttcatgaaatgttttttttccttgaaAGAGTTCATCTCGCTGCCATTCTGGCCACCAAACATAATCTAAGAACGCATTCGGTAACAGGTAGCGCAATAACGCGTTTTACGCAACATTTGGGTACATCGTGGCGTGACCTGTAACACCTGTCCGACTGATGTCATCGGAGGCTCATCTCTTTAGCGCTCTGAAACTCTTCCAAACACAAGAGTTAAGCAGTTCAACTCGCATGGTGCAAAGCGTGCGATGGATTGCCTAGCAACAGCGCAAGTGGGATGCGCGTAAGGTTAGCGAATAGAAAGCTCAAATACTGTTTCCAGGAGCAGGGCACCGCTCGCGTTGAGACGCTACTAACACGTCACGATTGGTTGGCTGTTGCTGTGTAGTCTCCCCACTGCCTAATGGTTATCACCTCCCAGTGTGTCATTCCATTGGCAGGTTATGCTTTTATTCCCCAAAGTTGTGTTTACTCAACATTCCTTTAAAGTTGGAACAGGTTTGGCTTTCGATAACTCCTTCTGCTTTCCAAACTTCGCCGGGTTGCCTTAAACACAGTGGGAGGctgatttgatttatatttctaACCTGCACCCAAGAGTCGAACCCAAATGTTGTGCTTATGTTGTGCTGGCGAATCAAATTTCTGACATGTGTATCTGAAGACACATTTTACAACATCATACTGTAAGTCTCTGCTCGGAATGTGATTTTCTACCCCGTTGCACCACGCATTTTAAACACTAAATAGGTTGATTTCCCTCAGTGGTTATGAAGTAAAGGCaaaccattttttgttttcttagctAACTGACACAATAAGGCCAATAAAGATATGTGCGACTGTTGAATCATTATATTGCATACTAGCAAGAATATCGTCTTTTTGGGACGCGCTTTATGCTCTGTGTTTACTGTGAAATGTGCATTATAACATATGCGCTTTATAAACATCTCAGGCCGCCAGGAATGAATGAAGTACGATGAACATGTGCTTAATTGGGGAAGAACATAATTTACGTAAATGCCATTTTTAATCATATAGCATGtagttttttcctcattaaatGATTGGATTGCTTGTTTGTCATAATAATCACACCTTCGATAGGGATCTATTCACATTAGTTAACGCGTTAagtaacataacataataatttgcattttacaGCACTGCTTaattgatttcatttttgttaatgttagtacACATACAGTTGTTAAGgcagtttttattcatcttagATAATTAGAACTATTAACAGATCCAACAACcaattttttatgttgcaaTAAACATGTACTATGAATAGGTTCTGTAGTTACTGTTATTGTTATGCTAACTAAAACAGTTAAGTAATGTTAACTAATTTGACCGTATACTGTAAGGTCTTACCCGATAAACAAATCATAACATGCCGAATTTACTTTGAACAACCCGATGACACCCAATAGTTTATACAAAAcgcaaaatctatttttaaccATATGTAAGTGCTCGTTCAATCgctttgttcaaaataatgtcaaaagtCGCATAGCACAGGgaagtgtgtgtttattatttgaCTAGGATCTCTCCACCCAGCGGCTCTCTCGCTCCCCCTCGTGGATAATGAATTGTGTGGAATTCCCAAGCCAGACTGTAGCCAACGCGCATGCGTCGAAGAAAActccatgattttttttttggcacGGGATCCTAAGGAAAAATAGGAACTTGGAAACGAAGATCAACTAAAAGCACCATCCAAACGCTACAATCAACCTCCAGGTCGCAAATACACAAAGTAAAGAGGCGTAGGACGTCGCCGGACCCCTAAAATAAGCAACCTCACGCGACACGGCCGAGCAGAATTCACTCGAAATTGGACGACAATGCAAGGGGCGCAATAAAACCCAGCGTTATTGCTCTTTGTTTTTTAGCAGGACGCTTCAGATGATGCGCGGGGATGAAGACGCGAGGAAGTGCTTAAAAATCACACTCAGTCGATAACAACTCGTGTAACGTCGACATTTGTGGGTGAAGTTCGTCGAGACGCTCGTTCTGTCTTTGGCCAGCGCTGTGCAGCGCGCCGAAGAAGGAGGAAACTTCGTAAACAAACGAGAGGTACGTAGCCCGCGAGCTAAAGTAAGCTAACAGCGCGACTGCGCCGTACGCGACGCGACGAATTTGAACGCCCCCGTTGTCCTGCAATGGAGATAGCGTCGTTGTTAATAACGGAAGCGTTGTTGTTGTATGTCGCGTCGCGTAGCCTCGCAACGCAAATGGTGTAACGTTAGCTATTTGAGAATGGGCCAGCTAACGTTAACCGTCAAGACGCAACGTTTATTCGTTTGTTCTTGAAAGCCTTCAAAAATCACGAACTGAAGCCCCTTGGCTTGTGGTTTTTGGGGGTGTAAGGGTCTCGTTCTCTATTAAAACTTCGTGTAACGTTACTTTTATTAGTGGTCGTGTGTTTAACGTTACTCTTTAGCTTCAGTCAGATCCCGTCATAGCCTGAGCGCTAGCGCCTCACAGTCACCCGCCTGTGCACCGGAATAAAAAACCGTTAAAACAGTTTGCTCttcaaatgacatcatttcgATGTGTCACATTTGAATTATGAAATTGGCGCCTCTTGTTTTCAATTTAACTGTCACTACTCTACTGCATATGTCAAACAGTTCACAGCACAATGAAGTCtctgtacaaactgtatttttatagtttatatatcaTCGCGCTGTCATTTTCCTTTAGTTAGAAATGACCTTAACACTTTACTAAAGGATACACATTGTAAACTTTAATGCTTTTATGAAAATACCACACAGTATATGTATGTTAACACTAATCATCAAAAACACTACAGGAGCCGATAGTAAAAATATGGAAGTCAATCTGGAAAAAAACCTGGTTATGTTTGGAGTATAATAGAAATGTCACTTGACTGTTTCTTTGCAGgtcgtgtgtgtgttcagtgagGAAGCAGCGTAGTCAATTTGAGAAGGCCGGAGAGGATTGTGTGTCCAGACGGATTCATTGTTCTATTGCGTGTTGCTTCCTTCATGCTGTGTAAATGTCCCCCGAAGGCTGTATTTCCCGGGTGGTGCTGACCGAGGCTGTATAAAGATGACAAGGTATCAAAAAACACCTGAGTTACACCGATTCTGTGTTTTGTATTGTCTGTTAGCAAAGGTACGCTTAATCCAAAAATATCATCTTTCCATAAAACGTTAAAAAAAGGGCCTTTTCACACTAAGACAGTAAGTTCGACAGCAGAATCTACAACACTAATAATACGGAGAAACAATATTGTTAGGATCATTACATTTTGTCTAGCAGATGAACTATAATACATTCACAGCCAATCAAACTCACAACAGAATTTGAGTCCGAACCCGGTTTAAATATGAATTGAAAGCGTTTTATGTCTTTAGGCGTTGGATGTTTGTGATCAGAAAATGACAGGGGGCAGTGAGTGTGCAGCAGGGGATAAAGATGAAGGTACAACGATCATCGCCCAGGGCCCAGTTGGCTGGCAGAGAAAAGCTCAAGAAGGGGCTGTGTCTTACATCAGGTATACCCCACGTGTCTGTTCTTTAAAACGTGGTTTGCTGTGGGAGTCTagataatgtttttatactAATTCTTCTTGGCAGTAATTATTTCTTTTCTCCAGCCCAAGTGGAACTGTCCTGCGATCTGTGGACGAGGTGAAGGTGTATCTGCGGACAGACGGCACGTGTAAATGTGGTCTTGAGTGCCCGCTTGTCATAAATAAGGTGAGATCACGACACCACATTTGGCTGAAATTATTTCAAGTACGTTATTGTTTGTTATTAGCTTTTCAGAgcgttttttaaattaatttttcttTACTACCATTTTTTGTATTTCCTGTAAGGCATTTTCCATCTCCGTAAAAAAAAACAGCGTCATCCACACAAAAATATACTAATGCACTGTCAAAAGCATGCCAAACCAACAGGTGGTGAAATAACGATAACCATAAAGCCCGGTTGGCCAATCAGAACCCTGGAATCTAATGTCAAATAACTGAGATAGCGGTACACATTCCAAGGCAATACGCAGAATCTCTTTGTTGTCTACGCGACAACACTGACACCAGAGTTTCTAAAAATCTTCACCCTGGCCAGAGCTTGGAAAAAACTGGGAAACCGCTTGGAAAAAACTGGgaaaaatctgtgtttgtgtggacagGGCCTAAAACTCGGCATGCACTACCCAGTTATTTTAGAAAGGAATTGGATGCACTTTGAATTAAATTTTGTGCAAATATGTCTAAACTTTTGACAGTTTGATCAAGTAAATAACTCAAAACGACAATCTATGTCAGGATCTATTCTATTTCATTTGATACACCTGAAATGCAAGGTCATGTCGTGGGGACGGCATCGTGGCATACGATTTATCACGCTCTGCTTATATCCTGCAAGTTTTGCCAAATGTAGTTGATAATccagatataaaaaaattcacataatATGTACAGCATAAGACAAAGTAAACATAGCCACTTGAAGATTATGATGTACATTAGACAAAGATTATTCTGACATCTTTTTAAATCAACGCAGGTTTTTAACTTCGACCCTGCTGCAATGGTTCAAGCTCCTGGTCATCAGTCAGGTAAGATAGAAGAAGACATGACCAAACTCTGCAACCATCGCAGGAAAGTTGATGCCATGGCAGCGCTGTGCCAAAGCATGCAGCCGTCCCAACTTCCCTCAACAGGTTTGCGTCTCAACACACCTTAAACTCACATGATTCCATCGATGactttctaaaataaatcttcCGGGTATCGTACGAGTTCAGCTCTATAGGTGACATTGTAATTTACACTATGGGCCAAGGCTTTCTAGAGGGTTTAAAAACACCAATCTATTGCGCATAGTTTTTCTAAAGCGCTTCTTCAGTAGAAATATCATTTGATTTTTAATGAAAAGGATTTAAACTCattctctttcattcttttgaGTGGTCAACATTATTGTTGACTACGTCGACAGACCTTAATTTACACAAACCCAGATCCTTCCTTGAAGGTTGTCTTAAAAGCTTGACAATAAAGGGTAAAATGTGTACAAAGGTGTAAGTGGCATCTGCTTGTTTGTTTAAGGTGGTGTTGGAGTGGATGGCAGAGAGTCGAGAGGATCTATATCGGCTCACGGAGAAAGCGCCAACTGCACTTACCTTCAGCCGAGACACAACCAGGCCAAATCCAGCAACTTACCTTTGACCCCCCATCGCTCCGTCATGCAGAATGGCTCTAACTCCCCCTTAAAGAAACCCTTGTGTCAGGCACCTGCGGGGAGCAATGCGTCCTCTTCTACAAAACAGCAATGGAACCTTCATCCACCCCTCACCCCGCAAAACATCCTTCAAAGAACAGTACACACGCCCACCTCTCCAAACAACAACCTCCTCCCCAATACCTTTTCAAATAGCCCCTCGACTCTGATTGGTCGAGCGGCGCAGCAGGGAGGAAGCGTAAAGTCGCCCTCTCCCCTTTCGGTTTGCTCCTCACCATCACGCACGCTAGAGTCCTTCTCACCCCATCAGCGCTCTCGCCATTCCTCGACCTCGTCGCTCTCCGAGCAGGGAGTTAAACCCTCACCGCCCAGCATGCCGTGCTCCTCTCCCAAGCTCCCTTTCTCCCCCACCAGCCCAAGCAGTCGTCTGGAAGGCATCCTACAGCACTACAAAGATTGTAGTACCAGTTCCAGCACTAAGTCCACCGCCACTAACAACCAAAGCAACCACCAGATGTCGCAGGTCGCATCGTCGGCTCGTCCCAACACGGCTGACAAGAGGAACGGGGCGGTCGCTCAAGCCTCAAACCTGCTCGGCCGTCCTCTAGGACAGATCCTCAGTCAACAGAAGAGCCAGCAGCACATCAGCAACTCCTTTCCGGCCAGCAGTCTCCTATCTGCGGCGGCCAAAGCCCAGTTGGCCAACCAGAAAACTCTGAACACAGCCGATGCTCCGTCTGCTCTCCCTCTCACAGGTCTAGACAAGGAACAGCAGTCGAAGGTATTGATTAGCACTTTAAACAGTAACCTCCATCCCACCTCAGGCAGAGTGCAGTCCCTCACCACCCTCTTGCTTCCGCACTCCCTTTCCCAGAATCCCCCTGAGAAAACCTTACGACGCAAACGCCAGCGACGCTCACCCACCGTGTTGAGCATGCTCAAAGAGACGCAGCTGAGAGATCTGTCCACACCGCCTCTCCTCATCTCTCCATCCCATTCTCCCTCCTCTCCTCCCATTCCCGTCTCGGACACCCACCGGCTCCCTGTCGCTCCTTTAAACGCCTCTTTCCAGAACACTGCGCTGAGGCTACAGGAGGCCGATGAAAGCAAAAAGGCGGGACTCTGTAATTCCCTTCCGTTTTCCTCCCCGTCTCCATCCCAGCCTCTCTCCGCCCTGCTTCAGCTTCTTAGCATGCAGAATGCACAAAATACAACCCAGCAGTACAACTACGCGGCTTCCATGCCCAGCAATAGACACACGCACCCGTCGCCCTCTTCATCCAGACCCGTAACGCCCCAGTATGATGCCCAGACCGCTTTACAGGTTCACATTCACACATCTCAACCCCAAAACTCAGAGGCATCTGTTCAGCTGCCCCTTACGCAATTTTCTCTGATGAGTGACGAGACAACGATGAACCTCAAAACAACCTCCAGTAACTCCGTCCTGAACTTGAGCCAGTCCCACACGGACATGCAGTCAGACCTCAGCGGTTCAGTTATCAGCGTCATCAACCAGATGTCCTCAGCATCTTGCTTGACCTCTCAATCGGATAAAGGTTGTGGAACCAAAACACCGGAGATGTGTCCAGACAACAACGCCTACCAAAATCAGTCAAACCACATCCACGCTGTTGAGAGTAAAGGTAAGAGTTTAtattctttcctgtagctcactgttaagagcattgcgttatcaacacaaggttgtgggttcgatcccaggggattgcaaatacctatgtaaaaatgtataggatatgcaatgtaagtctctttggataaaagcgtctgccaaatgcctaaatgtaaatttaaatattctTACGGTCTTTCTGCCAAATTGTCAAATGAGGGCCAAAATGACAGTCTGAGGCATTTTGATTTTCGCAATGAACTGTGAATTAGTAAGAAAGCAGTTTGCAGGAGAAAAGTGTTATTTGATGGCCTTGATGGATGTTTTGCATGAATTTCTTGTTGATGCTCATGTATGTAGAAATGAGaccaaaaataaagacattgacACAGCTTTCCATTTCTGGGCCTTCTTCTAAGTCGTAACCTAGTTACAGTTGGCAGAAGTACTCGAGAAGGTACTCACATTGATGATGCAAACTGTGTTGAGCCAAAAGAACAAACATAAGAAACATAagatgaaaaaaagaaacataagataagaaaaaacataagatgTAAGATACTGGTTCATATTAAAACACTTATAcaacccaaaaaaagaaaacacagaatccagaaaagtaaaaatggaaaaaatctaACGGATTTCATTGGTCCCTATTTTATCTTTTAACTGCATGGAGGCAATGAGTTGGATGTCTGAATATCCAATGTTCTTCTCTGTGGAAAATTATTACTTTAAATAGCAACAACACagactttattttaatttattaaaatttgagttaatgtttttaataaaataaatattggatagCAAAAATCACCGTTGAAGATTGTCGTGTTgtcttattcttttttttatccaAGCACATTCTACTTCCCCCGGTCTGTACGCAATTCCGTAAAAGACAGATAGCATATGTATGCTTTTAAAGTTAAACCTCTTGCTTGAATCTTGTTAGCTTTGTAGTGGTACAACACTACAGTTGATGTGTTGTCATTTACGCTTTTATGTTCTCTTCGCAGGTCCTTTAGAGACGCCAGATCAGCCAGACTCGGAAACAAAACTACTGAGCGGCTGTGATCCGGACCACAACGTCTCCCTGCCCGGCGCTCCCACCACCTCCGAATTCTCCAACCATGCGTCCGACTCAACCGTTTCCCTGCCGTTGGCGGAAGCTTTTCCCTTCATGTCACAAGAGCAACTTCTCCAGCTTCTGACATCTAACGCCGGTTTGCCCTCTCTCCTGCCGCCCTTCCTCGGCTCCCTGCCTTTAGGGATCTGGACCGGTCAGTCCTCTGCACCCAGCGGCGCCCAATCCCAGCAAGCGGCCGGTGCCATTCTGAACCAGGGCTCTCCTCTTAACATGCTGAGCGATCTTCCCCTCAACCTGGTCACCATGCCGTCTTCTGCAGGAGTGGACGGGGTCGAAAAGCCGCCTGGGCTTCAGGCTCTCCTCATGGCCTCTCTGCTGCTCGGACAGAATCCGGCGGCCATGTTGCCGTTACCGCCACTCAACCTGGAGCTTCCGCCACCGCAGCAAGTGTTTCCGGAGGGAGTGTCTCTAGAGAAGACCCCGGCTCTGCTGGATTCTGTCCTGATGTGGCCGGGGCTCCTGGAGGCTCTTCAAACTCTAACACCATCTGCAGACTGCCAGTCGCTGCTGCTCTCTGCCCCGCCACCCTCCTTCCTCTCCCTCAATCCCGCTCTGCTGGCAGCAGCTCTCGGCCAGACCGAACCCCTCCCTAACCACATGCAGTCCCCCCCGCTTCATTCTCAGGTAGATTCAAAGATGAGCGCTAAGTTCATGCTttcatctgcacacacacactgcatgcGGACAGTCGGTCCGTCCGTTTTATTGAGTTTCCTCGCTGAGTGTTATCGCCCCTCAGTGTAACTGCGGAGTTTGATACCGCATGAATctgttaaaaaatgtcacaattttaTTAGAATATTTGAGCAGGGTTGACCGTAACAACAAAGGTTAACAAGAACCTACGTAAGAATTGATAGGGGTTCATTAGACAAAATAGTTTGGGAACCGCTGTACTGTGGTGGGTTgttcatttgcatgttttttttttttaagagattatttgttattaaatgcattgttttcagtaaaaatatatttataaacatgttcGGTTTTAGGGCACTCTCTCCAGCTCTGCTCTAGTTTCTACCTCGGTGTCCTGTGGCCCTCTGGTGCCCCCCTCAGGGCAGGAAGTGTGTGACGCTCTTACCGAGCAGGACAAGAACACTCAAACACCTCATTTCCTGCAACCTCTGCTCGGGCCTGGAGTTCTTGGTAAGGAAA
This DNA window, taken from Triplophysa dalaica isolate WHDGS20190420 chromosome 6, ASM1584641v1, whole genome shotgun sequence, encodes the following:
- the mbd6 gene encoding methyl-CpG-binding domain protein 6; the protein is MTGGSECAAGDKDEGTTIIAQGPVGWQRKAQEGAVSYISPSGTVLRSVDEVKVYLRTDGTCKCGLECPLVINKVFNFDPAAMVQAPGHQSGKIEEDMTKLCNHRRKVDAMAALCQSMQPSQLPSTGGVGVDGRESRGSISAHGESANCTYLQPRHNQAKSSNLPLTPHRSVMQNGSNSPLKKPLCQAPAGSNASSSTKQQWNLHPPLTPQNILQRTVHTPTSPNNNLLPNTFSNSPSTLIGRAAQQGGSVKSPSPLSVCSSPSRTLESFSPHQRSRHSSTSSLSEQGVKPSPPSMPCSSPKLPFSPTSPSSRLEGILQHYKDCSTSSSTKSTATNNQSNHQMSQVASSARPNTADKRNGAVAQASNLLGRPLGQILSQQKSQQHISNSFPASSLLSAAAKAQLANQKTLNTADAPSALPLTGLDKEQQSKVLISTLNSNLHPTSGRVQSLTTLLLPHSLSQNPPEKTLRRKRQRRSPTVLSMLKETQLRDLSTPPLLISPSHSPSSPPIPVSDTHRLPVAPLNASFQNTALRLQEADESKKAGLCNSLPFSSPSPSQPLSALLQLLSMQNAQNTTQQYNYAASMPSNRHTHPSPSSSRPVTPQYDAQTALQVHIHTSQPQNSEASVQLPLTQFSLMSDETTMNLKTTSSNSVLNLSQSHTDMQSDLSGSVISVINQMSSASCLTSQSDKGCGTKTPEMCPDNNAYQNQSNHIHAVESKGPLETPDQPDSETKLLSGCDPDHNVSLPGAPTTSEFSNHASDSTVSLPLAEAFPFMSQEQLLQLLTSNAGLPSLLPPFLGSLPLGIWTGQSSAPSGAQSQQAAGAILNQGSPLNMLSDLPLNLVTMPSSAGVDGVEKPPGLQALLMASLLLGQNPAAMLPLPPLNLELPPPQQVFPEGVSLEKTPALLDSVLMWPGLLEALQTLTPSADCQSLLLSAPPPSFLSLNPALLAAALGQTEPLPNHMQSPPLHSQGTLSSSALVSTSVSCGPLVPPSGQEVCDALTEQDKNTQTPHFLQPLLGPGVLGDLTALGNINSLHSLLGAGPLLLPQGVPLTQNQTLNPLTCLQLTMGPTLMTEKPVSLHETPPSQEELPSAQISQDPLLHPVQAPAQQKEASAGSGTGLFDPYGSFMDTIYTSFLQVSERAESGSDTTPLSYPELPPLLQQTSAPPSLSPRRACSVHNLDLMRLGMETAQSPARGTPKLREDPSTPPPCKQAGVDGPVRCPTAACFHGGGQD